A genome region from Oncorhynchus gorbuscha isolate QuinsamMale2020 ecotype Even-year linkage group LG26, OgorEven_v1.0, whole genome shotgun sequence includes the following:
- the LOC124015765 gene encoding MIEF1 upstream open reading frame protein-like isoform X1 — protein MPWEVQTKDPLWESCIAGVLLSPCASLMGGWSRIAVLELYRALLRAGRNLHYTDRNCYQRAVAGEFRRCQALTVPSDKEGTLKRGQFFLSSRLGGLM, from the exons ATGCCTTGGGAGGTGCAGACAAAGGATCCACTTTGGGAAAGTTGTATTGCTG gagtcctcctctctccatgtgcATCCCTAATGGGCGGCTGGTCTCGTATTGCGGTGCTGGAGCTGTACCGAGCACTGCTCCGTGCAGGGCGCAACCTTCACTACACAGACCGCAACTGCTACCAGCGCGCCGTGGCCGGGGAGTTCCGCCGCTGCCAGGCCCTGACCGTGCCGAGCGACAAGGAGGGCACACTGAAGAGGGGCCAGTTCTTCCTCAGCAGTAGACTGGGGGGGCTGATGTAG
- the LOC124015765 gene encoding MIEF1 upstream open reading frame protein-like isoform X2, translated as MGGWSRIAVLELYRALLRAGRNLHYTDRNCYQRAVAGEFRRCQALTVPSDKEGTLKRGQFFLSSRLGGLM; from the coding sequence ATGGGCGGCTGGTCTCGTATTGCGGTGCTGGAGCTGTACCGAGCACTGCTCCGTGCAGGGCGCAACCTTCACTACACAGACCGCAACTGCTACCAGCGCGCCGTGGCCGGGGAGTTCCGCCGCTGCCAGGCCCTGACCGTGCCGAGCGACAAGGAGGGCACACTGAAGAGGGGCCAGTTCTTCCTCAGCAGTAGACTGGGGGGGCTGATGTAG